The Stygiolobus azoricus genome window below encodes:
- the thiD gene encoding bifunctional hydroxymethylpyrimidine kinase/phosphomethylpyrimidine kinase: MRKPVALSIAGFDSGNGAGVETDIKVYEIMGVHGVGVTTAITSQNTLGISHIFPIPSEIVKRQLEALISDFEIKSAKLGMIYTKEQFYAVVESLSDKIPLVTDPVIYAKEGTPLIKDIEDYKKVILPRTTVLTPNALEASILSGIKVMGINDAEKACKELSKQYNIPYVIVKGGHMEGEYSIDVLYDGEKDQYFKIGYKRIVNNKNTHGTGSVFATAISAGLAKGKDIVSSFRTARELLQKAIYYGLDIGKGIGPVDPITPTLVKYMKFEVIEEMHKFAYEVEQWKNFYKLIPEVQSNLAHSIDPDFVTGLEDIAVFRDRIVRNWDNKVKVGLPVVFGKPTHTARLLLSIMKFNKDARVLINIRFTDEAVRLLKEIGYEVVEVNRELEPNPQIEGKSMEWMVNYVYMTYGDVPNVIFDRGVKGKEAMIRLWTSSVEEILSALKYLSDRI, encoded by the coding sequence ATGAGAAAGCCGGTAGCGCTTAGCATTGCTGGATTTGACAGCGGGAACGGTGCTGGAGTAGAGACTGATATTAAGGTTTATGAAATCATGGGTGTTCACGGAGTAGGGGTAACCACAGCGATTACGTCCCAAAACACCCTCGGTATTTCTCACATTTTTCCCATACCTTCTGAAATTGTCAAGAGACAATTAGAGGCATTGATTTCTGACTTCGAAATTAAATCTGCGAAATTAGGGATGATTTACACTAAAGAACAATTTTACGCGGTAGTTGAGTCGTTATCGGATAAAATTCCGTTAGTAACAGATCCCGTAATATACGCAAAAGAGGGTACTCCCTTAATAAAAGACATCGAGGATTATAAAAAGGTCATATTACCGAGAACAACAGTCTTAACTCCTAATGCTCTTGAGGCTTCGATTCTGTCTGGAATTAAGGTTATGGGAATTAATGATGCTGAAAAAGCTTGTAAAGAGCTCTCGAAGCAGTATAACATCCCTTATGTCATAGTGAAGGGTGGCCACATGGAAGGAGAGTATAGTATAGACGTCCTTTACGATGGCGAGAAAGATCAGTACTTCAAAATAGGTTATAAGAGGATAGTTAATAACAAGAACACTCATGGGACAGGTAGTGTTTTCGCTACTGCAATTTCAGCCGGGTTAGCAAAGGGAAAAGACATTGTTTCCTCTTTCAGAACTGCTAGAGAGTTACTCCAAAAGGCTATATATTACGGGCTTGATATCGGAAAGGGTATAGGCCCCGTTGATCCGATTACTCCAACACTTGTAAAGTATATGAAGTTCGAGGTAATTGAAGAGATGCATAAGTTTGCCTATGAAGTTGAACAATGGAAGAACTTTTATAAGTTAATCCCCGAAGTGCAATCTAACTTAGCCCATTCAATAGATCCTGATTTCGTAACTGGTTTAGAGGATATAGCAGTGTTCAGGGATAGGATAGTTAGAAACTGGGACAATAAAGTAAAAGTTGGCTTACCTGTAGTGTTCGGTAAACCTACCCATACGGCAAGGCTTTTATTATCGATCATGAAGTTCAACAAGGACGCCAGAGTTTTAATTAACATCAGGTTCACAGACGAGGCAGTAAGACTTCTCAAGGAAATAGGATATGAGGTTGTTGAAGTGAACAGAGAGTTAGAGCCCAACCCCCAAATAGAGGGTAAAAGCATGGAATGGATGGTTAATTATGTTTACATGACTTACGGAGATGTTCCTAATGTGATATTCGATCGAGGTGTTAAGGGTAAAGAGGCGATGATAAGGCTTTGGACTAGTTCAGTAGAAGAAATATTAAGTGCACTAAAATATTTAAGTGATAGGATATGA
- a CDS encoding type II secretion system F family protein, protein MAISIGRKKSNKNNSNSASKPNYSTIDLLFYKSSLAKSLAKSLRKKLEKAGLPDDPQILASRFVFFLIISIVFMIVLLAVGIISIRDFVLTGNRKFAVFGIMSFIFGIIIPPVTYLLFNLNISQKIDNRRIGIEAETPAFAALFLVFLRSGLSPKILFENLSKTRAFTYINGVSKYIVKRMNYLGESVERAVDSSIKIVPSKLYEELMTTYITAEVSGAPVYETMSTKVKDIIKRIELLASVAADRLSGVGEGYVTWLASGYITIYLILILESVFTLLQLLPLPIIGILVVIFVPMVNVLFIFAVDSLQFKFPEKPLKADKLFLALLPVGFIVGIVLMIILEPLMSRIFHYPPVASQYLIIGMFTLSGTTYYVPATVIGLTLGFILALIPPTIMAQRELNEGTGYDIYVVRLLRAIGEGVRAGLSPETIIKNLKDNKEMGKLQNVLKRLYAYIKLGMPVKDAFRKASQTIIDFPTKVAFNSLADMVEIGSLTPESVEILADQLDSQIRIRNEYYSKIKVLLYMPYIGSILALITSVILSSAILSLISTGGYAFTYGPLAVATTLVPKAIYMTALSSVFNSMLAGLLVGKLARGRIANGYKHSIILMTITMILLLMTLLLHFSFIPHQTPTL, encoded by the coding sequence ATGGCAATTTCAATCGGAAGAAAAAAGTCAAATAAAAATAACTCGAACTCAGCTTCTAAACCTAATTATAGTACTATCGATTTATTATTTTATAAATCATCTTTAGCCAAATCCTTAGCTAAATCATTACGAAAGAAGCTTGAAAAAGCTGGGCTCCCCGATGACCCTCAGATATTAGCTTCGAGATTTGTATTCTTTCTAATAATTTCTATAGTATTCATGATAGTTCTTTTAGCTGTAGGCATAATCTCTATTAGAGATTTTGTGCTAACTGGTAATCGTAAGTTCGCAGTATTCGGAATAATGAGCTTTATATTCGGCATTATAATTCCGCCGGTAACATACCTTTTGTTTAACCTCAATATTTCGCAGAAGATCGATAATAGAAGAATAGGTATAGAAGCTGAAACACCTGCATTTGCAGCATTATTCCTAGTATTCCTTAGATCTGGCTTATCACCAAAGATATTGTTTGAAAACCTTAGCAAGACCAGAGCTTTTACTTACATTAACGGAGTTTCCAAATACATCGTAAAAAGAATGAACTATCTAGGAGAGAGTGTGGAAAGAGCTGTTGACAGCTCCATTAAAATTGTACCCTCAAAGCTCTACGAGGAGCTAATGACCACATATATAACAGCTGAGGTTAGTGGGGCACCCGTTTACGAAACCATGTCTACTAAGGTTAAGGATATTATAAAGAGAATAGAGTTACTAGCTTCTGTGGCCGCTGATAGATTATCAGGTGTAGGGGAAGGATATGTAACGTGGTTAGCTTCAGGTTACATAACCATATATCTTATTCTAATTCTAGAGTCAGTATTTACATTACTCCAGTTACTACCACTACCTATCATCGGTATTTTAGTAGTAATATTTGTCCCAATGGTTAACGTACTTTTCATATTTGCAGTTGATTCGCTTCAATTTAAATTCCCAGAGAAACCTTTGAAAGCAGATAAATTATTCTTAGCACTCTTACCCGTTGGATTTATCGTAGGTATTGTTTTAATGATAATTCTAGAGCCGTTAATGTCAAGAATTTTCCACTATCCACCCGTGGCTTCCCAATATTTGATAATCGGAATGTTCACACTGAGTGGGACGACGTACTACGTTCCTGCAACCGTGATAGGATTAACCCTTGGATTCATATTAGCACTGATACCGCCTACTATAATGGCACAAAGGGAACTGAACGAAGGTACAGGCTATGATATTTACGTAGTGAGACTTCTCAGGGCCATTGGTGAAGGAGTCAGAGCCGGTTTATCCCCAGAGACCATTATTAAAAACTTGAAGGACAATAAAGAGATGGGTAAATTACAGAACGTTTTGAAGAGGCTTTATGCTTATATCAAGTTAGGTATGCCCGTGAAGGACGCATTCAGAAAGGCATCTCAGACAATAATAGACTTCCCTACCAAGGTAGCGTTTAACTCCTTAGCCGACATGGTGGAAATAGGAAGTTTAACACCAGAATCGGTAGAGATATTAGCTGATCAGCTTGATTCACAAATAAGAATTAGAAACGAATATTACTCTAAGATAAAGGTATTATTATACATGCCCTACATAGGTTCAATTCTAGCCTTAATTACCTCAGTAATATTGTCAAGTGCCATATTATCCTTGATAAGTACTGGTGGTTATGCTTTCACATACGGACCTCTAGCAGTAGCCACTACTTTAGTTCCGAAAGCAATATACATGACTGCTTTGTCCTCTGTGTTTAACTCTATGCTAGCAGGCCTATTAGTTGGAAAATTGGCTAGAGGTAGAATAGCCAACGGTTACAAACACTCTATCATTCTCATGACAATAACAATGATACTACTCTTAATGACCCTACTGCTGCACTTCTCATTTATACCGCATCAAACTCCAACATTATAA
- the ppa gene encoding inorganic diphosphatase: protein MKMGPGKKAPDEVNVLVEIPMGSNIKYEYDEEEEVVKVDRVLYTSMMYPFNYGFVPGTLEEDGDPIDVLVITSYPIMPGTAIEARPVGILYMRDEEGEDAKIIAVPKDKIDPSYSNIRDIIDLPEAVKNKIVHFFEHYKELEPGKWVKVSGWGSANEAKARINAAIKRASGK, encoded by the coding sequence ATGAAAATGGGCCCAGGTAAAAAAGCACCTGATGAAGTAAACGTATTAGTAGAAATACCGATGGGTTCAAATATAAAGTATGAATACGACGAAGAGGAAGAAGTAGTAAAAGTGGACAGAGTTCTTTATACGTCTATGATGTACCCGTTCAACTACGGTTTCGTGCCCGGTACTCTAGAGGAGGACGGAGACCCTATAGACGTATTAGTGATAACTTCATATCCAATAATGCCCGGCACTGCTATTGAAGCTAGACCAGTAGGAATTCTTTACATGAGGGATGAGGAGGGAGAAGACGCAAAGATCATTGCTGTTCCAAAGGACAAAATAGACCCGAGCTATTCGAACATAAGAGATATAATAGATTTGCCTGAAGCTGTAAAGAACAAGATCGTACACTTCTTCGAGCACTATAAAGAGCTGGAGCCGGGTAAGTGGGTAAAAGTTTCCGGTTGGGGGTCTGCAAACGAGGCCAAGGCTAGAATAAATGCTGCAATTAAAAGGGCTTCAGGAAAATGA
- a CDS encoding glycosyltransferase, giving the protein MGLKATNNTKSQSRGEKFFSIIVAVKGEDRETIKGLVENLSSLDYQNYEVIIVSDDDETHFKQIFDDLSLPKNFRIFRRDNPKGGKAGALNFACSKGIGDYFVFLDADARVDKEFLKRLNEKDFSAAAFKISIYGVETELQKYYKNFTDKVMISLFRGRSSLGLPIFPNGSAFSIRRDILWNMELWKEGAIAEDLELGIRLFLKGVKVDYFHDITILSKAPYTLHDLFKQIERWSYGSSQILLLSLKMLRKGFKGVEGFIYAQQWGIYPLFLLTLLFFNGMEFLFRINQLVLLLPLIIYGVSTMIYALSLGQKEGDFRIVMTIINASTSGYWKGLLKIPYKWRVTPKQRREEESQKSSFKELSIFLFSFINSLYGYWLSSLILLGLAIMESLA; this is encoded by the coding sequence GTGGGTTTGAAAGCTACCAATAACACAAAGTCACAAAGTAGAGGAGAAAAATTCTTTTCCATAATAGTTGCGGTAAAGGGAGAAGACAGAGAGACTATAAAAGGACTAGTTGAAAATTTGTCCTCTTTAGATTATCAAAATTATGAAGTGATTATAGTCTCAGATGACGATGAGACTCACTTTAAGCAAATATTTGACGATCTCTCCTTGCCTAAAAACTTCAGAATCTTCAGAAGGGATAACCCTAAGGGGGGAAAGGCTGGAGCGTTAAATTTCGCTTGTAGTAAAGGAATAGGCGATTATTTTGTTTTTCTTGATGCAGATGCGAGAGTAGATAAGGAATTCCTGAAGAGGTTAAACGAAAAGGATTTTAGTGCTGCAGCCTTTAAAATTTCAATTTATGGAGTTGAGACAGAGTTACAAAAGTATTATAAGAACTTCACAGATAAGGTAATGATATCTCTGTTTAGGGGTAGGAGTTCATTAGGATTACCTATTTTTCCCAACGGTTCTGCTTTCTCCATAAGGAGAGATATCTTGTGGAATATGGAATTGTGGAAAGAGGGTGCAATAGCAGAGGATTTAGAACTAGGAATAAGGCTTTTCCTTAAAGGGGTAAAGGTCGACTACTTCCATGATATAACGATCTTATCAAAAGCTCCTTATACTTTACACGATCTCTTTAAACAGATCGAGAGATGGTCTTACGGTTCCTCACAAATACTCTTACTGTCTTTAAAAATGTTAAGGAAAGGATTTAAGGGAGTTGAGGGGTTCATTTACGCTCAGCAGTGGGGAATCTACCCCTTGTTTTTATTAACCTTGCTGTTCTTCAACGGAATGGAATTTCTCTTTAGAATAAACCAATTAGTCCTCTTGTTACCGTTAATTATTTACGGAGTATCTACAATGATTTATGCATTATCTTTAGGTCAAAAAGAAGGAGATTTTAGAATTGTAATGACTATAATAAATGCTTCAACTTCAGGATATTGGAAAGGACTTTTGAAAATCCCGTATAAGTGGAGGGTTACTCCGAAACAGAGAAGAGAAGAAGAAAGTCAAAAATCTTCATTTAAAGAGTTGTCAATTTTCTTGTTCAGTTTCATAAATTCCCTATACGGATATTGGTTGTCTAGCCTGATTCTATTGGGACTGGCAATTATGGAGTCGCTTGCTTAG
- a CDS encoding type II/IV secretion system ATPase subunit, translated as MSSQKLKLKLPKFSSGNKKITPKIEDLDLPFSLYPLFIPVQSIEGEVYSQYDIDLSNIIPEEIANDFNDHRIELSIAKPNVFITYDEEKGIYKYILIEPLMDVNTFNLYLLLIDEVERSLLADADHVPLGKILVDLNAKRPELKVFQGKVGELNVLSTPFKVALYYLLRNMFGYNILTPLLLDHNVEDISSSGVNLPIYVYHRQFEYTPTNIIITKQMNMFGRIIDGEQLIDELVLRFISLANKTISVATPIADGILPKGDRIAATFKREVSANGSSLVIRRFSESPITILDLINSKVLSPEAAAYLWYAIDMKMSFMVIGVTGAGKTTVMNAILNLVKESMKIVSIEDIPEIRLAQDNWVQLYARLAYGGLGKEITLMDLLKLSLRYRPDLIVVGEIRGEEAYVLFQALSTGHGGATTFHAYDPESAVKRLMNEPLNIPSEWIPMMNIIVTVRRLPVYVGDKILLRRRAVAINEIVSYNDLRQSVRWDPNTDTHIIDYNAAMVLRARVEESGKNFDDVKAEIERRATYLKMLASTRQIIQSKDSYKLLKKYIIKYSLRPEEAMREVQMISGAKQATP; from the coding sequence ATGAGTTCCCAAAAATTAAAGTTAAAATTACCTAAATTTTCCAGCGGTAACAAAAAAATCACCCCTAAAATAGAAGACTTAGATCTTCCCTTCTCACTCTACCCGTTATTTATACCGGTACAAAGCATTGAGGGAGAGGTTTATTCTCAGTACGACATCGACTTATCCAATATAATTCCAGAGGAAATAGCAAACGACTTTAATGACCACAGAATCGAACTCTCCATAGCAAAACCAAACGTCTTCATAACTTATGACGAGGAAAAGGGAATATACAAATACATCTTGATCGAACCTTTGATGGACGTCAACACGTTCAATTTATACCTCTTGCTAATCGATGAAGTGGAAAGGAGCTTACTAGCTGATGCAGATCACGTGCCTTTAGGGAAAATCTTAGTAGACCTTAATGCTAAGAGACCGGAACTCAAGGTATTCCAAGGTAAAGTAGGAGAACTAAACGTATTATCAACACCGTTTAAGGTAGCACTCTATTATTTGCTTAGAAACATGTTCGGTTACAATATACTTACGCCCTTACTATTAGACCATAATGTTGAGGATATCTCCTCTAGTGGAGTTAATTTACCCATTTACGTATACCACCGACAATTCGAGTATACCCCCACAAACATAATCATTACGAAGCAAATGAACATGTTCGGCAGGATAATTGACGGCGAACAACTTATTGACGAACTAGTCTTAAGATTCATATCTTTAGCTAATAAGACCATTTCAGTAGCAACACCTATAGCTGACGGTATATTACCTAAAGGAGACAGAATTGCAGCAACTTTTAAGAGAGAAGTATCGGCTAACGGCTCTTCCCTCGTAATAAGGAGGTTCTCTGAGAGTCCGATCACAATATTGGACTTAATAAATAGCAAAGTCCTTTCGCCAGAGGCTGCAGCATACTTATGGTATGCTATAGATATGAAGATGTCATTCATGGTCATAGGAGTAACCGGAGCTGGTAAGACCACCGTAATGAACGCTATCCTGAACTTGGTCAAAGAATCAATGAAGATAGTGTCCATAGAGGATATCCCTGAGATCAGACTAGCACAAGATAACTGGGTACAATTATATGCAAGACTTGCTTATGGAGGTTTAGGAAAAGAAATAACATTAATGGATCTACTAAAGTTATCCCTGAGATATAGGCCTGATTTAATAGTAGTAGGTGAGATCAGAGGCGAGGAAGCATATGTATTGTTCCAGGCTTTATCCACTGGACACGGTGGAGCCACAACATTCCATGCCTACGACCCTGAAAGCGCAGTAAAGAGGTTGATGAACGAACCACTAAATATTCCTTCGGAGTGGATACCAATGATGAACATAATTGTAACTGTAAGGAGATTACCAGTATATGTTGGCGATAAGATACTCTTGAGAAGAAGAGCTGTCGCAATAAATGAAATAGTGTCGTACAACGACCTAAGGCAAAGCGTAAGATGGGATCCCAATACTGACACACATATAATTGACTACAACGCTGCTATGGTATTAAGGGCTAGAGTAGAGGAAAGTGGAAAGAACTTTGATGATGTTAAAGCTGAAATCGAAAGGAGAGCTACTTACTTGAAGATGTTGGCAAGCACAAGGCAGATAATACAAAGTAAGGATAGCTATAAGCTACTAAAGAAGTATATAATTAAATACTCTCTAAGACCAGAAGAAGCCATGAGAGAAGTACAAATGATTTCTGGTGCTAAGCAAGCGACTCCATAA
- a CDS encoding TGS domain-containing protein, with the protein MVTNLPAEAKAKWIKYMDAKTTEEKIKALQDFLSAVPKHKGTENLVYWAKRRLAELKEEAQLERRKSSSVGRGLQFFIEKEGAGQVVMIGDNQLKNELMRKLTNVKNDPEELPVPGMMKYLDVQIQLVNTPPLIFEARSLIGRILGLVKNADELLIVVRDKTMFDNIKAYLDSNGVTLRKAKGKIVIDRARQGNTGIRIVLMGKLVNTTEDEIRRYLESFGIKNALVKIFGEITLDDVEREVFQTTIYKPSVTVTLDEFSDPDTIVVKWQDLEKLKESIFRALDVIRVYTKEPGSKPSGEPLVVKRGSTVIDVARKLHNEFAEQFKYAKIWGKSAKFPGQKVGADHILEDGDIVEIHT; encoded by the coding sequence ATGGTTACTAACTTACCAGCTGAGGCTAAAGCTAAGTGGATTAAGTACATGGATGCTAAGACTACGGAAGAGAAAATTAAAGCTTTACAAGATTTCCTAAGTGCAGTCCCAAAACACAAAGGTACTGAAAACCTAGTTTATTGGGCTAAAAGACGACTCGCCGAGCTTAAGGAGGAAGCCCAGCTCGAAAGGAGGAAATCCTCCTCTGTCGGGAGAGGCCTACAATTTTTTATCGAAAAAGAGGGAGCTGGACAAGTTGTGATGATTGGCGATAACCAACTAAAGAACGAACTAATGAGAAAACTGACTAATGTGAAGAACGATCCTGAAGAATTACCCGTTCCGGGTATGATGAAGTATTTAGATGTTCAGATCCAGTTGGTTAACACGCCTCCATTAATATTCGAGGCAAGAAGCTTGATAGGGAGAATACTAGGTTTAGTGAAGAACGCCGATGAATTACTAATAGTTGTCAGAGATAAGACAATGTTCGATAACATAAAGGCGTATCTCGATTCTAACGGTGTAACATTACGTAAAGCTAAAGGTAAGATAGTAATAGACAGGGCGAGGCAAGGTAATACTGGAATAAGGATTGTGCTAATGGGCAAACTTGTTAATACCACAGAGGATGAAATTAGAAGGTACTTGGAGAGTTTCGGCATAAAGAATGCTCTAGTAAAAATCTTCGGTGAAATAACACTTGATGACGTAGAAAGAGAAGTATTTCAGACTACAATTTATAAACCGTCAGTGACAGTGACTTTAGACGAATTTTCAGACCCAGATACAATAGTGGTGAAATGGCAGGACTTAGAGAAGTTAAAAGAAAGTATATTCAGAGCCTTAGACGTTATAAGAGTTTACACTAAAGAGCCTGGATCTAAGCCATCCGGTGAACCCCTAGTAGTGAAGAGAGGGTCTACTGTTATCGATGTTGCAAGAAAGCTCCATAACGAATTTGCTGAACAGTTCAAATATGCGAAGATTTGGGGAAAATCTGCAAAATTCCCCGGACAAAAAGTAGGTGCAGATCACATATTGGAGGACGGAGATATAGTGGAGATACATACTTGA
- a CDS encoding HD domain-containing protein, with the protein MDLERILSGGKNLVRTGWMQRGVPPSVGETVAQHSWEAGILAYYISKKLKEKGVNVLPEKAVTIAVFHDIGETLLGDLPKWATDRLPQKEEMEKEAIKQLGLGEELFEEYKNKSLEGQIAKFSEMLATYLQAKRYLRQGYDVKEIMETYFIVLQEMKRKSPFNLIENQIDFLINDLIK; encoded by the coding sequence ATAGATCTAGAAAGAATACTTTCAGGAGGAAAAAATTTAGTGAGGACTGGATGGATGCAGAGGGGAGTTCCACCATCAGTGGGTGAGACCGTAGCACAACACAGTTGGGAGGCAGGAATATTGGCTTACTACATATCTAAAAAGCTGAAAGAGAAAGGAGTCAATGTATTACCAGAGAAAGCAGTAACAATAGCAGTGTTTCACGACATAGGGGAGACGCTTTTAGGCGATTTACCTAAATGGGCTACTGATAGACTTCCTCAAAAGGAGGAAATGGAGAAGGAAGCAATTAAACAGTTAGGTCTTGGAGAAGAGCTTTTCGAGGAGTATAAAAACAAGTCTTTGGAGGGGCAAATAGCTAAGTTCAGCGAGATGTTGGCTACTTATCTTCAAGCTAAGAGGTACTTGAGACAAGGTTATGATGTTAAGGAAATTATGGAGACCTATTTCATTGTATTACAAGAGATGAAGAGAAAAAGTCCTTTCAATTTGATAGAAAATCAAATAGATTTTCTAATAAATGATTTAATTAAGTAG
- a CDS encoding MoaD family protein: MKVTVRYFAFLLDFTGKEYEIVETDCKTVECLISELEAKYGKEFGKIVREGLGNIKISILVNGKKQEEINNGDEVAIFPPPAGGELRIGGRLDILEEIRKFREEAGEEVGSMVIYLGIVKGVVEGHKVYKLKYQAYEDYTKKRFEEIITSLKEKYKDLVKIKIIHVIDELKPGEDVFLVMALGRGRKEAIRAVEDAVEMVKHSTGIWKLEVRDDGEFWVVAGNTRVKRNEKAGSA; encoded by the coding sequence ATGAAAGTTACGGTTAGATATTTCGCTTTTCTATTAGATTTCACCGGTAAAGAGTACGAAATAGTGGAAACAGATTGCAAGACCGTGGAATGTCTCATATCAGAGTTAGAGGCGAAATACGGTAAGGAATTCGGAAAAATAGTCAGAGAAGGACTAGGAAATATAAAAATCTCAATCTTAGTCAACGGTAAGAAACAAGAAGAAATCAATAACGGTGATGAAGTGGCAATTTTTCCCCCGCCTGCTGGAGGTGAACTGAGGATAGGCGGGAGGTTGGATATACTAGAGGAAATAAGGAAGTTCAGAGAGGAGGCGGGAGAAGAAGTAGGTTCAATGGTAATCTATTTGGGTATTGTTAAAGGGGTTGTAGAAGGGCATAAGGTATACAAGTTAAAGTATCAAGCTTATGAGGATTACACGAAAAAAAGGTTCGAGGAAATAATCACCTCTCTCAAGGAGAAATATAAGGATCTTGTGAAGATTAAGATAATTCACGTAATTGATGAATTAAAGCCTGGTGAGGACGTGTTCTTAGTCATGGCCTTAGGGAGAGGAAGGAAAGAAGCAATTAGAGCTGTAGAGGATGCAGTTGAAATGGTAAAGCACTCGACTGGCATATGGAAACTTGAGGTAAGAGACGACGGAGAGTTCTGGGTAGTTGCTGGTAATACAAGGGTGAAGAGGAATGAGAAAGCCGGTAGCGCTTAG
- a CDS encoding CoA-binding protein, translating into MSSEEQVIESVLRNYKNIATVGFSKDPSKPSHQVPKFLISKGYNVIPVNPTVDEILGKKSYKSLLDIPDKIEVVEVFRPSQDVPKIVDEVLERVKRKGDVKVIWLQEGIRNDDAAEKARKAGLIVIQDRCMYKEYMKKIEGNPHPPPVSQVVS; encoded by the coding sequence ATAAGTTCAGAGGAGCAGGTAATTGAAAGCGTGTTGAGAAATTACAAGAACATTGCCACAGTGGGCTTTTCCAAAGACCCTTCTAAACCTTCACATCAAGTACCAAAGTTTTTAATTTCAAAGGGCTATAACGTGATCCCTGTTAATCCCACAGTAGATGAAATTTTAGGTAAGAAGAGTTATAAGAGCCTACTAGATATCCCAGATAAAATAGAAGTAGTTGAGGTTTTCAGACCCTCTCAAGACGTGCCCAAAATTGTAGATGAAGTCTTGGAGAGAGTTAAGAGGAAAGGTGACGTGAAGGTAATATGGTTACAAGAGGGGATAAGGAACGATGATGCTGCGGAAAAAGCAAGAAAAGCGGGACTCATAGTAATTCAGGATAGATGCATGTACAAGGAGTATATGAAAAAGATTGAGGGAAATCCTCATCCTCCACCTGTAAGTCAAGTTGTTAGCTAA
- the rnhB gene encoding ribonuclease HII — protein MILLGVDEAGRGSIIGPMIVAGVVIEEDKAELLAKLGVKDSKKLKREKREELFKLILYYSLSIAIVKVFPEDIDARNLNELTYDSVIKIIQSALPFRPGRVTVDKVGKEERVIRFIKEIGAEPNVIHNADVLYPECSAASIIAKVIRDKYVDILKQKYGDFGSGYPGDDKTVDWIKQVYSVSSTPPPIIRRSWKILQEIAPNYYISKHGY, from the coding sequence ATGATCCTTCTAGGAGTAGACGAGGCTGGTAGGGGCTCAATAATAGGACCGATGATAGTAGCCGGTGTCGTGATAGAAGAAGATAAGGCAGAGCTCTTAGCAAAGTTAGGAGTTAAAGACAGTAAAAAGCTGAAGAGGGAGAAGAGAGAAGAACTATTTAAGTTAATTCTATATTATAGCTTAAGCATAGCGATAGTCAAGGTCTTTCCCGAGGATATAGATGCGAGGAACTTGAACGAATTAACATATGACAGCGTCATAAAAATAATTCAATCCGCCCTCCCTTTCAGGCCTGGCAGAGTTACGGTTGATAAAGTAGGAAAAGAGGAAAGAGTTATTAGGTTCATTAAAGAGATAGGAGCTGAGCCTAATGTTATACATAACGCTGACGTATTATACCCGGAATGTAGTGCAGCAAGTATTATAGCCAAAGTGATAAGAGATAAATACGTTGATATCCTCAAACAAAAATACGGCGATTTTGGCAGCGGTTACCCTGGAGATGATAAAACGGTAGATTGGATTAAACAAGTTTACTCTGTTTCCTCAACTCCACCTCCGATCATAAGAAGGTCGTGGAAAATTTTACAAGAGATAGCACCTAATTATTATATTAGTAAACATGGTTACTAA